The following coding sequences are from one Nicotiana tomentosiformis chromosome 3, ASM39032v3, whole genome shotgun sequence window:
- the LOC104108500 gene encoding uncharacterized protein has translation MSNLSKLEFVVLDISGKNYLSWVLDAEIHLAAKALKNTIIQENKTSCQDKAKAMIFLRHHLDGGLKTEYLTLKDPFKLWSSLKERYDHLKATILPRARYELIHLRLHIFKTVSEYNSVVFRITSQLKLCGKIVNDEDLLEKTLSTFHESNMVLQQQYREKGLKKYSELISCLLVTEKHNTLLMKNHETRPTGSVPFFEVNMAAATQKSERRQNYYRGRGRGHSRERGQRYGRG, from the coding sequence ATGTCGAATTTATCAAAGCTTGAATTTGTGGTACTTGACATCTCCGGAAAGAATTATTTATCATGGgtccttgatgctgaaattcaccttGCTGCAAAAGCTCTTAAAAATACTATTatacaagaaaataaaacatcatGCCAGGATAAAGCAAAGGCTATGATTTTCCTTCGTCATCATCTCGATGGAGGGTTAAAGACCGAATACTTAACCCTAAAGGATCCATTTAAATTATGGAGCAGTTTGAAGGAACGATATGACCATCTTAAGGCAACGATATTGCCAAGAGCTCGATATGAATTGATTCACTTACGATTACACATTTTTAAAACTGTAAGTGAATATAATTCTGTTGTATTCAGGATAACTTCCCAACTTAAATTATGTGGGAAAATTGTGAATGATGAGGATTTACTGGAAAAGACTCTTTCTACTTTTCATGAATCAAATATGGTATTGCAGCAACAATACCGTGAAAAGGGTTTAAAGAAATATTCTGAATTAATCTCATGCCTCCTGGTGACTGAGAAACATAATACccttttaatgaaaaatcatgaaactcGGCCCACTGGATCTGTACCATTTTTCGAAGTGAATATGGCAGCAGCTACTCaaaagtctgaaagaagacaaaattattaTCGTGGTCGTGGCCGTGGCCATAGTCGTGAACGTGGACAAAGATATGGAAGGGGATGA
- the LOC104108497 gene encoding uncharacterized protein produces the protein MASTLFSYLKYSDGLTIVGISICTAVICEAISWVLIYRTTSYNSLKSNIDKASKKLETMKTLESKKPNKSKKIDRFETSLKDSSRDLSLFKFKSGFVVAIVLFMVFAFLNSLFEGKVVAKLPFVPFRIIQKMSHRGLPGNDMTDCSMAFLYLLCSMSIRTNLQKFLGFSPPRGAAGAGLFPLPDPKTN, from the coding sequence atggcGTCAACTCTCTTCTCCTATCTCAAATACTCCGATGGCTTAACAATCGTAGGAATCTCAATCTGCACAGCCGTAATCTGCGAAGCAATCTCATGGGTTCTCATCTACCGCACCACTTCCTACAACTCCCTCAAATCCAACATCGACAAAGCTTCCAAAAAGCTCGAAACCATGAAAACCCTCGAATCCAAAAAGCCCAACAAATCCAAGAAAATCGACAGATTCGAAACTTCACTTAAAGATTCAAGCCGGGATCTTTCCCTTTTTAAATTCAAATCTGGGTTCGTTGTTGCCATTGTGCTTTTTATGGTTTTTGCGTTTCTTAACAGTCTCTTCGAGGGTAAAGTTGTTGCGAAATTGCCGTTTGTGCCCTTCAGAATTATTCAGAAGATGAGTCACAGAGGGTTGCCAGGGAATGATATGACGGATTGTTCGATGGCGTTTTTGTACTTGCTTTGTTCGATGAGTATTAGGACTAATCTTCAGAAATTCTTGGGATTCTCGCCGCCACGTGGAGCTGCTGGTGCTGGCCTCTTCCCCTTGCCTGATCCAAAAACCAATTAA